One Ornithinicoccus hortensis genomic window, CATCCTCGGCTTCATCGGCCTGCGCAACGTGAAGAAGGTCGAGGGCAAGCCCAAGCGGGCCATCGACAACGCCCAGCTCACCGTCGCGGCGGTCAAGCCCTCCCCCAAGCCGGGTGCCAAGCCGGCCGCGAAGCCCGGTTCCAAGCCGGCCGCCTGAGACAGCCGCTCAGGGCAGCTCGCGGTAGACCGAGGGGTCCCAGGGCATGTCGAGACCGGCCAACCGCAGGGTGGCGTCGAGCAGCCCGGCGGTGAACCCCCACACCACCAACCCGTGGGCGTCGAAGGCCGGCCCGACGTAGCCGCTCGGGTGCCGCACCGAGAACCGGTGGGCCGGGTCCAGCAGGTGCGGCAGGCCGACCTGGACGACCCGCTCCACCTCGGCCGGGTCGCGCACCCCGACCGGCCCCGGCTCACGCCACCACCCGACGACGGGCAGCACGTCGTGGTCGCTCACCGGCAGGTGCAGCACCGGCAGGGTGGTGACCACTTCGACCGACGCCGGGACCAACCCGATCTCTTCCTCCGCCTCCCGGAGCGCGGTGGCGATGAGGTCGCGGTCCTGCGGCTCGCGACGTCCGCCCGGGAAGGCCGCCTGGCCGGCGTGCGAGCGCATCGTGTGGGCCCGCTCGGTGACCACCAGCTCGACACCCTCCGGCCCCGCACCTGGGGCACCGGGGGCGCCGTGGCCGGGGCCGGCACTGGGCCCGGGGCCGAACAGGATCAGCACGGCCGATTCCTTGGCGTCGCTGTGCTCGTGCGCCAGGAACCGGCTGAACTCGTGCTCCGGCACCCGTGCGGCACGCTCGGGCAACTCGGCCAGCCAGTCGGGCATCCCCTCGTGGCCGGGCGGCCGGGTGTCGGCACTCATCGTGGGGGTCCCGTCTTGACCAGTGCTGCGGCCTTCTCCGGGTCGGTCACCCCGGTCCCGTAGCTCGGGCACAGCCGGGCCACCGGACACGCCCCACAGGCCGGGCGGCGGGCGTGGCAGGTGCGGCGGCCGTGGAAGATCAGGGTGTGGGACAGCTGGGTCCACTCCTTGCGCGGGAACAGCGCCCCGACCGCGTGCTCGACCTTGACCGGGTCCTCCTCCGCGGTCCAGCCGAAGCGCCGCACCAGCCGCCCGAAGTGGGTGTCCACCGTGATCCCGGGCACCCCGAAGGCGTTGCCGAGCACGACGTTGGCGGTCTTGCGCCCCACGCCGGGCAACGTCACCAGGTCCTTGAGGCGGCCCGGGACCTGCCCGTCGTAGCGCTCCACCAGCGCGGCGCCCAGCTTCAGCAGCGAGTCGGACTTGGCGCGGAAGAAGCCGGTCGGCTGGACGATCGTCTCGAGCTCGGTGCGGTCCGCCCCCGCCAGGGCCGTGGCGTCGGGGAACCGGGCGAACAGGGTGGGCGTGATCGAGTTGACGCGCACGTCCGTGGTCTGCGCGGACAGGACGGTGGCGACCAGCAGCTGGTAGGGGTCCTGGAAGTCCAGCTCGCAGTGCGCGT contains:
- a CDS encoding NUDIX hydrolase, which gives rise to MSADTRPPGHEGMPDWLAELPERAARVPEHEFSRFLAHEHSDAKESAVLILFGPGPSAGPGHGAPGAPGAGPEGVELVVTERAHTMRSHAGQAAFPGGRREPQDRDLIATALREAEEEIGLVPASVEVVTTLPVLHLPVSDHDVLPVVGWWREPGPVGVRDPAEVERVVQVGLPHLLDPAHRFSVRHPSGYVGPAFDAHGLVVWGFTAGLLDATLRLAGLDMPWDPSVYRELP
- the nth gene encoding endonuclease III, which gives rise to MAKILAGRYPDAHCELDFQDPYQLLVATVLSAQTTDVRVNSITPTLFARFPDATALAGADRTELETIVQPTGFFRAKSDSLLKLGAALVERYDGQVPGRLKDLVTLPGVGRKTANVVLGNAFGVPGITVDTHFGRLVRRFGWTAEEDPVKVEHAVGALFPRKEWTQLSHTLIFHGRRTCHARRPACGACPVARLCPSYGTGVTDPEKAAALVKTGPPR